Proteins encoded within one genomic window of Ranitomeya variabilis isolate aRanVar5 chromosome 4, aRanVar5.hap1, whole genome shotgun sequence:
- the LOC143764397 gene encoding T-cell surface glycoprotein CD3 gamma chain-like isoform X2 — MISVAFSLLKLSPELTRRSLKLYPANDKDPAKDPDIHVNDDILYLKCAKDYNWTKLDGETVASGKDLNLGSLWNDPRGIYALQKADGSEDSSETKYLHVFVRRCMNCIELNPGTIAGFIVADVIMIGLIAMAVYFVSGSEMRRPARASDKQNLIENNADYQVLGRRDNDQYSHLAPRPKRGGF, encoded by the exons ATGATATCAGTTGCCTTCTCCTTGTTAAAACTTTCTCCTGAGTTAACGAGACGATCGCTGAAGTTGT ACCCTGCCAATGATAAAGACCCTGCCAAAGACCCTGACATCC ATGTAAATGATGACATCTTGTACCTTAAATGTGCTAAGGATTACAACTGGACAAAGCTGGATGGTGAAACAGTGGCTAGTGGTAAGGACCTGAATTTGGGCTCCTTATGGAATGATCCTCGTGGTATCTATGCCCTCCAAAAAGCTGATGGCTCTGAAGACAGTTCAGAAACTAAATATCTCCATGTGTTTGTGAGAA GATGCATGAACTGCATAGAGCTGAACCCGGGAACCATTGCTGGCTTCATCGTAGCTGATGTAATTATGATTGGTCTTATCGCCATGGCTGTATATTTTGTTTCTGGATCAGAAATGCGTCGCCCAGCACGAG cttctgACAAACAGAATCTGATTGAAAACAATGCTGACTATCAG GTGTTAGGCCGGCGTGATAACGATCAGTACAGCCACCTTGCTCCTCGCCCTAAGAGAGGAGGCTTTTGA
- the LOC143764397 gene encoding T-cell surface glycoprotein CD3 gamma chain-like isoform X1 gives MTGRETHRKTPASTAFTCFLHRKSRGAFITDHMQRWESTRHIIMVTFYFGLFVAFLVKGAFSDPANDKDPAKDPDIHVNDDILYLKCAKDYNWTKLDGETVASGKDLNLGSLWNDPRGIYALQKADGSEDSSETKYLHVFVRRCMNCIELNPGTIAGFIVADVIMIGLIAMAVYFVSGSEMRRPARASDKQNLIENNADYQVLGRRDNDQYSHLAPRPKRGGF, from the exons ATGACAGGCAGAGAAACACACAGGAAGACGCCAGCGTCAACTGCATTTACTTGTTTCCTGCACAGAAAAAGTAGAGGAGCGTTCATTACTGATCATATGCAGCGCTGGGAATCAACCCGACACATCATCATGGTCACCTTTTATTTTGGGCTTTTTGTTGCTTTCCTCGTTAAGGGCGCATTTTCAG ACCCTGCCAATGATAAAGACCCTGCCAAAGACCCTGACATCC ATGTAAATGATGACATCTTGTACCTTAAATGTGCTAAGGATTACAACTGGACAAAGCTGGATGGTGAAACAGTGGCTAGTGGTAAGGACCTGAATTTGGGCTCCTTATGGAATGATCCTCGTGGTATCTATGCCCTCCAAAAAGCTGATGGCTCTGAAGACAGTTCAGAAACTAAATATCTCCATGTGTTTGTGAGAA GATGCATGAACTGCATAGAGCTGAACCCGGGAACCATTGCTGGCTTCATCGTAGCTGATGTAATTATGATTGGTCTTATCGCCATGGCTGTATATTTTGTTTCTGGATCAGAAATGCGTCGCCCAGCACGAG cttctgACAAACAGAATCTGATTGAAAACAATGCTGACTATCAG GTGTTAGGCCGGCGTGATAACGATCAGTACAGCCACCTTGCTCCTCGCCCTAAGAGAGGAGGCTTTTGA